The genomic window TAATATGGTAAACATCCTGCAATGTCCAGGACtgccccacaacaaagaatcatcgggggcgccaggtggctcagtcagttaagcggctgacctcggctcaggtcatgagctcacggttcgtgagtttgagccccgcgtctggctctgtgctgacagctcgcagcctgcagcctgttttgggtgctgtgtctccctctctcacaaataaacgttaaacatttttaataaaacgaAAGAATTATCAGCCCACAGTGTCCGTGGCACTGAGGGCAGGAAGCTCCGATTTGTACAAGTTTACATTGTGGTGTCTGTTATTTGCACACTCAGAGCCTGGCGTATAAGAGGAATCATTTTGAATGAACGAGTGAACCAGTGAAGCAAATAATGTCATATCCTCAGCTGTGCTAGGAGATGGTAACTTCAGACTCCAGCGTTCAAGGCCCCGCAGCGTTCCTGACAAACTGGGAGATCCGGCTGCCCCTCTCTTCGGCTGCTCTCCTACTGCCCAGAACCCCTATCAGGAGCTCAGCAAGCTGACCGAATGAGGGCAAAAGTGGACTGGCAGCCCCTGTCCTCCCAGGGCGGTGGACACAGGATGCATATAGGGCGTGGACCCTGGGGTCAGCCAGGCCTGAGTTCAGTCCCAGCCTGGCTCTTCACCAGCCGCCTGACCCTAAACTTGTGACGGACATCCTTACTACAGCTTTCTCAACTATAAATAGGACGCATGACGACACCTTCCTTAAAGGGCAATGTGAGGATTAGAAGAGATAACCCATGTAAAGAGTTTGGTGCTGTGCTTGGAGCCCATGGTGAAGAACGATCGCTGATTACTGCCATCATAGCTCATTTCTTGTGTGGTCCCCCCGCTCCTAACCCCACGGCCAGGCCTCAAGGGCTCTGGGAAGGCCgttccacactgttctccagctTGGTCGTGTGCCAGCACTGGGTGAAGCCCCAGGGGCACAAAGGGGACTAGGATGTGGTCCTGAACACTGGGAGCGTTTTACAGGCTGTTGAACCATGAGCAGGAGCCCAGAAGGACCAGGATTTGGGGTTGGCATGAGGCGAGCACAGCACCCAGGGCAGCAAGATGTAAAAAGGGGTTCGGCGCACCTCTTTAAAATGTGCACTTGCCTCCCCCCAGTCCCAGCCTCGCAAAGGACCACGTCCCAAGAGGAATGCCTGAAGGCCCAGAGGAGGGTGAAACAGGGGTGGGGGTTGCAGCaccagaggcttcctggaggaggtgtcaGGAGGGCTGCTGGCTTGGAAGAATAGGAAGAATTTTGAAATGCACAGCTGAGGGCACACACATTTCTGGGTAGGAACCTATGGCAGCAAAGCCGGCTTGGGAAGAAAGCCCTGGGCAGGTTTGAGTTGGGCAAGGCGTTTGTAAATTACATGGCAGAAGGAAAGAACGTACATCCTTTCTTGGGTACCAGGGATTTCTTCTGTAAGATGGCAGGGGTTCAACTTCCAGGAGCTCTGTAGCAAGGGCTCCTTCCCGGTTCCGGTTCCCCTGGGTGGCCGGGAGGACTGCGAGGCTGGGCCGAGCCGAAGTGGGTTCCCCTCCCAGCTGTCGCCTGGAGGAGACGGACAGAGCCAGCCTGACACCGAGGCATCGGTCCTTTGCGCTGTGCTGTTGTGACTGTGAAGGCCCCTAGTAAAATGAACATCTGGTACCTGGGAGACGGTGTGGAGGTCAAAGGTGAACAAAACAATTCAGTCCAGGGGGTAAACAAATGTCGCGACGGTGGGATCCTTGTGGCACTGGGGGCCTCCTCGAGGGGTAGACCTCCATGCGCAGTCAGCCAAGATTGGCGATTATGAAAAGCTGGCATTGTCACTTTGTAACAATGAGAGGTGTTCTAAAATAGAATGGGCCGGCTGGTTGGAAGGAGAACACCCCTTACTAGAACCCAGTTTAATTGAACCAGCCTTTATTGAGCGCGCACTGAATGCCTTGGTCTGAAGGAAAACAAGGAATAGGATTTTGGAGGGCATTATGTCAAGGGTAAGGTTGAGACAGCACGGaccaaaagggaaagagaatctccctgatggatgggagggagggagggagggcatgcCGGGCTGGGGGATCGGCCCTGAACAAAGGCAAGGAGGCCTGGAAGGACACGTTGCCAGCAGGGGTGATGGACAGAAGGTCCGGCTAGAGCACAGGGTGAGGGGAGCCCCGTCCTCAGAGTTCTTGCTTTCCAGGCTAGGGGCCTTGGGATGTCTAGGCAGTAGAGAGCAACAGAGCAcaggctgggaggcaggaggaCAGGAGGGCTTGGTGGAAAGCTGAGTAACCCttcaggagagaggagggaggcctggcGGGACAGCGGCAGAGGAGGGCCAGATGGGAGTGACTTGAAggacagggacagacagacagctggACATGGGGgagatgggggcggggcaggTTGAAGATGAGCCTGGCTCTTAGCCTTTGAGTCGGCAGAGGCCTCTGGGAAGCAGGCTGAGGTCTGCATCAGCACGAGTCAGGTCAGGGGCCCTGAAGGCCGCCCCCTACCTGGAGATGTCTGGCTCCATGGCCGGCAGAGCTGTCTTGGGGGTGGCTCCGGAAGCTTCTGACGGCTGCTGGCCCCTTCCCCGCTCCCACCCTCGGGCTTAGCCGTGGAAGCCCCGGTGTCTGATGCCTCAGCGCTGGCCTGCTTTCCATCCCACAGGACTCAAAGAAACCCTCAGCACCCAGCCAGGAGCCAAAGACACCATCGGGCAAAAAGCTGAAGTTTCCACGCCCTCCCCTGTCCCAGTCGTGGAAGCGGGACCGTGAGCAGACCCTGGTGGCGGCCTACGTGCCGGTGGTGGTAGACCCGAAGGGGCAGAGCCTGGACAAGCTTAGGTTCAAGTTCTACACCTCCCAGTACTCTAACTCCCTGAACCCCTTCTATACCCGGCAGAAGCCTACCTGTGGCTACCTGTACCAGAGGGACATGGACCACACCCGCAAACGCTTTGACGTGCCTCCTGCCAACCTGGTCTTGTGGCGCTCCTAGGCCCCTCCCGGTCAGGAGACGCCACCTGCACCCTCCCCCGCCACAATCCTGGgtccaggaggggaggggcacttGCTCCAGGAGGAGCAGACCATGCCCGGCCTGAGACAGCTGTGCTGCGCCCAGTGGCAAAGGGAGGTCTCTGTTCTCGGCAGCAATTAAAGTTTGTCCTTCCTTTCCTTGCCATCTGAATGGGTGGCTGTGGGCGGGTAAACTGAGGCCACAGGGGTGTCGTACGGCAGGTCACGTCCAGAGATGCCCAAAGACTTAGAAGCACTTGATTCTcagtcccctccccttcccctacccccacctccaggAGTGACCTCAAGCCCCCTCTAGGGCCTCAGTCCCAAGCAAAGCCCATGCTGGTCACACCGTCCCCATAGGCCAAGCTTGGCAAGCCCGCCAAAGTCAGGAAAGAGAGAAGTCAGCTGGCGGTGGCCTGGGTTGGAGCAACCCCTGGAAAATGGGAAGTGGCACAGGGGGCAACGCAGTCTCTGGGGGGCCTCCTCTCCAGCCCTAGTTTCACATCCACCTGTCTCTTCTGACTTGTCGTTTGTTGGTGGAGGGACGGATTTCCCATCTCGTCTCTCCTCTGGTCCAGAAGAGCTGACTCGGGTTAGTCGGGCTCACGGGCCGTGTTTCATGAAGACGGGTGATGAAGGCAGAGGGCACTTGACCCAAAGCAGTGGCCTGAGTGAGTCCCCGGTCGCCCCACCTAGGGGAAGATCCGGCGCTATGCCGGGGCCAGCTCAGACGGTCCCGAGGGATCCGACTGTGAGCATCTCCTCCCAACGCCACAGCCAGTGACTTCGTGTTGGTAACCACTGAAACCAGCAAACGCCCATCATCTGGGGTTTCTTCTTTCCAGAGAGCTCGTTGTTAAATATCTGCCATCACACCACTAGGTGGATCCAGCTGGTTCCGCTTCTAGGACTCACAGCTCATTCTAGCTGGGGTGGGGTATTCAGTGGAGCATACTTTTGGAGCCTAAGAGTCTGGGGTTGGCTTGGGATGGAGGGACAGGATGTCTGGAGACCCAGACAAGCAGCCAGTGCACTGGCCACGCTTCCTCGGACGCCTTTCTCTGAAAAGAAGATGGTGAGTAGGGAGGAGGGACATGAGCCCTCCTAAAGTTTGTATCACAAGATAGAATCtaggtttttctgtttgttgttgttgttgttgttgtaggcTCTCTTTCAAAAGCCagaggcggggcacctgggtggctcagtcgattaagcatccgacttcagctcaggtcatgatctcatggttcatgggttcgagtcccacatgggctctgtgctgtcagctcagagcctggagcctggttcggattctgtgtctccctctctctgcccctcccctgttcacactgtctctctctgtctctcaaaaataaataaatgtaaaaaaaaaaaatttaaaaaaaaaaaaaaaaagccagaggttttgggggcacctgggtgactccatcagttaagcatctgactcttgacttcggctcaggtcatgatcgcacgtgttcatgagtttgagccccgcgtggggctctgcgctgacagcatggaccctgattggaattctctctctctctctctctctctctgcccctcccctgctctctctctcaaaataaataaataaaattttttattaattaaaaaataatatatttgactatatataatatatataatataaataatatatagtatattttgatatttttaattaattttttaattaattaaaaaataatatatttgactatatataatatatataatataaataatatatataatatattttgatattttaaattaattttttaattaattaaaaaataatatatttgactatatataatatataatataaataatatatatatttggtatttttaattttttaattaattaaaaataatatatttgactatatataatatatataatataaataatatatataatatattttgatatttttaattaattttttattaataaaaaattttatttatttattttgagagagagagcaggggagggggagagagagagagagagagagagagaattccaatcagggtccatgctgtcagcgcagagccccacgcggggctcaaactcatgaacacgtgcgatcatgacctgagccgaagtcaagagtcagatgcttaactgacggagtcacccaggtgcacctaaataaactttaaaaaataaaataaagtcagagGCTTTCCTCAATTGCTTGGCGATCCTGGGCTGGAGGTCGGCCATTTGGCATCTGTACCTGATTGTCAGTGTTTGAGGAGCCAGCATGGGaaagagctggggggggggggggtctcttccTTTGCAGACTTTCCCTTCACTACCGGCTTCTAGAATGACCCTTCTCTCTCCTCGAGGCCCTCCAGTCCAAATGTCCAGAATAACCTCCAGCCAGGGGCAGGAGATAGGTGTGGTAGGGCATCTGGGGAGCCCGTGGCTCCTTACACAGGCTTTCCACCAGTCCTCCTGTTTCTGCCCCCCTGTCCTGCACCCCACCCTGTAGGGCACCTTCTGCCCCATGTCTGAGCCTCCACAGTTCTGTGGCAGGCATAGGCATCACGTCTGTACCATTCTC from Neofelis nebulosa isolate mNeoNeb1 chromosome 6, mNeoNeb1.pri, whole genome shotgun sequence includes these protein-coding regions:
- the CIMIP3 gene encoding putative uncharacterized protein GUCA1ANB isoform X1, translated to MSRDSKKPSAPSQEPKTPSGKKLKFPRPPLSQSWKRDREQTLVAAYVPVVVDPKGQSLDKLRFKFYTSQYSNSLNPFYTRQKPTCGYLYQRDMDHTRKRFDVPPANLVLWRS
- the CIMIP3 gene encoding putative uncharacterized protein GUCA1ANB isoform X2; amino-acid sequence: MSQDSKKPSAPSQEPKTPSGKKLKFPRPPLSQSWKRDREQTLVAAYVPVVVDPKGQSLDKLRFKFYTSQYSNSLNPFYTRQKPTCGYLYQRDMDHTRKRFDVPPANLVLWRS